The Schistocerca nitens isolate TAMUIC-IGC-003100 chromosome 6, iqSchNite1.1, whole genome shotgun sequence DNA segment GTATTCTTGATACATGCTTACATGTTAATGTTTCTTATATTCATGGTAAGTCCTcttattttcatttctaaaataaattatttttgctaATGAGTCCCAAGATGGAAGATCCTGCTGCCTTATGCAAGTTCCTCTTAACTGTAGATGATATTAAGTAATCAGTTTTAGCAACACTTAACACTTATAATGATCTGTCTGGTAAACAACATGAATTCCAATTTATAATTAAGTAAACACACTAATGGGTGAGAAAATACTGAGCTCTGCCTTTAAATCATGTGGTATCATTGTGACTTTGCTGCACTACCAATAAAATCATGTCTGAATGTAATGGTAAGCTGCAATTTACGTTGTGTTGTCTTAGGCATGTGAGACTGCTGCATTTCCATTTAAAATATTACGCATGAATATAACAGTAAGCTCCATATTTCACACTGTTTTGTCCTTGTCATGTCCTTAAAATCTGTAAATGATATTAAGTACCGTACACGGTTTTGCTGCAACTAAATTCTCTTGGTAGCTCCTCCTGTCTCTTAAACAAAGATTCCAGTTGCTAGTCAGTTAAATACAAGAGAGCTAATGATGGGAGAGGAATAAATATTGTTTCAATATTAATTAAAACTGCAAGAATATAATAGTACCAATTTTGCCTTTGAACCACTGGGAATGAGTGGACTAGGAAATGCTGTGCATACTGAGTTTATAAAGATTGTCAATGCTCTAAGCTGACGCTATCTGACATTGGCGAACCATACGCAAATGGTGTCTGTTACAGTGAAGGAACATGATTATTGTAAGGATACATACGTGTCTACAAGCTTTTCCACAACATCTTCCTTTCAGAAAGTGGCGCAAACGTGTCTTGATTCGGTCTCCCGTTGCTGGATCATCGTATGTGAAATGACCACGCCGAACCGCTTCTGCGTGTGCTTCGTGAATAATTCTTTCCTCTGCAGTCAGCTGAGCGTACTGAACCTTCGACTCCATCTCTTTCTCCATCTCCCAAAACTTCTGACGCTTTTCCAGTTCTCTGGGATCTTTTAGCTCAATCATTTGTCGCGAGTATTTAGTAGGTTCTTGAGCAGACGGTGCGCTAAACTTCGCAGTTTTAAAAACGATTGGACTCTGAAAGTCTAATAATTTTACTGATGAATGTATGCATTTTTCACAAAACTTTAGAGGTACGAACATACTGAACACTGACCTTTAACAGATAAGAGAATTCATGGCTTCAAGTGTAACGTTTCATTTTTATGCGACGAGTTGTTATGTAACTCAAAAAGCAAATATAGTTTCGGCTAATGTGAATACTTCAGACATAATGTTGCGAATAATATGACATAAATTTTCAGTATCGCTGTGGTATTCTGTATCCACACAATTCTCCACTTAAGGTAAAACTTTCGTTGAAACGCTATTAAATTTACATGGCGAAATAAGCACTCGCTGCAATTATGTTACGAGTAGCCATTTAACGACAGTACGCTGTGTTGCTATTTGCCTGCAACACGAGACGCCTGTGGGCTGTGATATTACGAGACGCACGAGTTTCGAGGAAATATCGCTTGTCTTTCCATAATGAAAAGGCAGCAGAAAtgattaaaaatgttaataaatcgTCAACAAAGGAAAGAGAATTTTACATCGGCGCACTTGAATGTTGATTTCTGCCCAACAAATTGGAGTTCCAGGTACCATGGCCGATATCACAACTTTTCTGGTAACTGCTGCGCTCTATGTATGGCTTGGCAAATCAAAACTTCACCGTTCCGTTTTACTGTGTATTCACCTTGCTTCGTAGTTCCTTTTTGAATTCACGCAGCCGACGATTTTCTAGCTTTAGATCTAGTTGTGAATGCAACTGGATTTTTTATGATCGAAAAACACACATACATAAGTTGTATAAAGCAAAACTTCGGACATCTTTCTGACAATTATGGACAACTGTTGAACATGCATGATATAGGCTTAAAAAGCTGAGCTAATTATAGTTGTATAAATATATCCTGTAACGGCCCCACAAACTTGTACCCGCTCTTCTCCAGCCGAGACCTGAATTTAGATACGAAGCTCCGGCTGTATCACTCCGTTGTCCTACCCTGACTAACGTATGGTTCCTATGCGTGGGCCACGATTAGTAAGTCCCGGATACTGCGCTCCAGCGCCTACAGAATAAAGTTCTCAGGTGGAGTCTTCACGCCCCTCCGCTCACCAGGATTGTCACTCTGCGTGAGGAGACAAATACAGCCCTTCTCATGACGACCATTCGCCGTAAGGCTCGCCAACTGTACAGAAAAGTGGACGTCCTCCGCGAGGCAATCGCTGGACTCCAATCCATCGGCACTACAGTTCCACGGCGCTGGCATCGACACCTCGTTCCTTTCACCGTCCTGGAGGACTCGGATTCGGGCTGTGACTGACGATAGGCCCAATACGACCACGTTTTCCTGCCCGtttcgtacagtcactagcagtGGCCTGGCCACGTCCAGCCACTTTTCTCCTTGACCATAGAGCTGGCGCattacggccgaagtggccgagcggttctagacgcttttaTTCAGCCGTTGCTTTGAGTCTACTTTTACTTGTtcaccgagacagttggaccggatctgaaccggtgacgGTGTGTATTAGTAacctgcaaaaaaagaaaaaaaaaaaaaacaccaactaGCTACGGACTTCAGCGATCCGTCGCATGGGCGACCGATTGTTTCCCGGGCCGCTTTGAGAACATTGTTCCAGAGAAGTGACTTATCGTTTGGCGCCACCTTCCCCTCTTTTCCCTCACGCACTTTCATCAACGGCAGTTTTCGCTACTGATTATTGTGATACacactgtgagaggtggcatgagccccctctcatatttctatcttacgattctcctctctagttgcatgcggtggagggttgcttttccttaacacgcgtacttcccacgcagcgtctctcgtcacccgggtgggccggtgacaggcgggctctgtggaactggagagagttaagccgacgtgtgtgaggcagtcgagtgaatgcttttcagacgccgacattgtcaagagacacgcccgctggggtgtgaagtagcggctgggctagaggttccgttacttcagagaaactttgcgaaaacactttctggcgggctaccagcgaggcgtgggaatgacttgtgtacccacgcagttgtggcgggaacattcccgcactttctgcaaaatcagcacagaaattggcgccaagaatctccattggtggaatggtagtgctccggcaatggagtggaatttccgccggttttcgagttgctgattggaacgtaaccacggccactgtcgtgggggcgggaatgttcggtgttcggcctgtacgggtgctctgggtagtcggcagtcgcctttcggtcgaggacgtcggagcaaccagccctcgcctgcggtacgccagatcgtgttctgggagataagaagactgttggtaatgtacgtccgcagcaccggcagatagggattttcctaggtgataatcagagctcagcagagcgcgcctgttcatccttttctaactttgttcagtttcgagtagcagcaattactattgggttagctgtgtgtctctcttgagatttgagtggaaaggaattggctccacataccacttcgtcttaaacctcacgatctaagttagggacaacttcacctttactgtgtttgtatgaatctccaattttagccaatttgatgttttatatttcctgtgtctcttttactattctgcgtttaatcttaataaatcatattgttattttggacagaactttctttctgttaatcaatagagcaaccctatcattcctcactatgctaatgaaacctttgtttatttaacttatttatcaaattaaattattgcaggtgccaaactctcttctactccactagcagggttgattagagtcagttcgcgtatttgttttatccttgtgcaacagcaaaagtcggagttagaatagggggggcttagagcatgatttacacatgtggattctagtagaatttagtgataaatacactactagccccggcacctcgcataatatggcgacccttggcctcggatctttcctgtgaatctctgataaacaaacaggattcttagtaggaacattcaattttttttctctctattttttttaatgattaatacccaagttttttttggtagttccgcgtttagttttaagtagcggcgcatgactacagtttttgttttcagtgtatatatttttttgttcattgttttttttgtgtttcgctgatgtggtgtctgtaccgcatcgcactttgtcggatttgtgtgcggtttctgtaccacatcaaattgtgtttgtgattacagcgttggaacagcgttgttgaaattttatgtttatgtgtaaaaaaatatatggagtagattaatttcattgtgcattttagatgaatttgtttttatgaatgataacgagaagtaaggcacgactattatcgggcgaaactaaaacaaaagaggatagcataatggataaggggcagtttactgacgggaataggttcggagatgagatgggcacatttttagcaggacaggacgccaggggcattgatgaggaaggtgatttggacgcgatctcagagcagcgttgcggccgtgattatgatagtgaagtagaggatgaaacagagacaggcacacaggtcgagacggtagcagaagtttatagtcaaacgaacgagtgcagacagaggccagctcggtcacgtcagagctctagcgcccaggtgtccagagttacatcgcccatgtttgaagaggatcaagaagatgacgtaaacccaatactgagcttcctacgatcaatgaaagaagaagctgacgaacagcgtaagaagcaggaagaagctgacgaacagcgtaagagggagaaggaagaagaggagaaacaacgtaagaaggagaaggaagaagctgacgaacagcgtaagaaggagaaggaagaagaggagaaacaacgtaagaaggagaaggaagaagctgacgaacagcgtaagagggacactgaggcaataatctcgcatataggggcaattcgtggggaattattaacaataaagaaagaatgtggagaagcaaaacaaatgtcaatggtagcacaaaaagtagcaggcctagccaaaactgcagcaacaggggcaatgaaaatcgcaagagtaactcttaaactcgcagggcgcttgcgacgtgcgacacaagtccactcgaaatccctagcggccttaaagactcaaggtaatattgcggttacgaacatcacgaaacgaatgaaagaagtagagagtcggatagcaaaactagagcgaaatgggcacacgagcactgcgcgttcggataccaatgatggagcacacaggattgtgtctccgaggaaaagcccgccgtgctctagcccagtgacagcgtgcggaacaaacaatgcacacgcagaaacagcgagtaatagctccaataattgcagcccacttagaagagtgaatgctgaatgccacttccactgtgatacagacgtagcacatcacagttatcagcaagatagatcaggacactccgcagacgtgcaagtatcggaaacgtctgacaacaccagtgcgaggatcggacagaattttgatcacaatcacttcctgtcgatactcaaattccagaagttcaaagataatggagggtcgatgcatccgaagagctgggtgatgcaatttactaattcattaccgtcgtcatggccaacccaggccaaattagaattcatgtgtggacacatcgaaggccaagccgcggaaaagatgcggggcgtggcagcgacgtgtcggacttatcaggaatttgttggtgcattcctgcggacctactggtcaaaggaaacgcaagacaggattaaagaggaaataatattttgtcctgaactggaagtgtccgggcataagagcgcaaccaaattttttgatgatttactcaagaagaatcagtttttagatagtccatacagcaacggagaaattattaaattttgcttttcgaaattgccagttaggtatcaacagacacttgtcgggaagtgtggatctgacatagatgcattcaagagtctactgcgcgaactcgaagtagtcttcgataaacaagacgcaaaggacaggaagaaggcgcaaaataacaaataccacgggccagcaagggaagacgacaacagatcgcataatcgcactggtcagttaggaaaccagggttaccgagatcaaggttacgctattcaaggttatggaaaccagagacacggtaaccagaacgtcagggaacagggtcaatccagacaagcaatctgggacaggaggaatgacgaacggcaaagcgaccgtaattggagggagcgaaatcaaggacaacaggagagccaggagattgaaattagacctccaaatcctaatgcacgtcagaggagggggagtctaagaagggattgacgctagtccataggactccaccacttctctcacataaaggagttcgtagaatagtagtagtgtaagaaatgtacatagtagaataggcaaagatatgaaccttttttcggggaacaataaccgttgcattaatagattaagattgctaaagtgttaacacgctgcgttgtcttgcataagaatttactgctgctatcctctttttgtttatgtttgcgatctccaatgtcgatggagtaggagacactaccttttcatgagcaatgtttttgtcctttcctatctggtgtccatgttaagggataaggatgagtgacgagacgtcgcacaaacgggcgcatacaagaacgtgctcttagaagcgttctgagaggtcgtgatacgctccatagcggccacaaccagttcgtgagacgttcataccaatgcttgcaggcacgcgtcagtgcactgcacgattgtggtatattgcgcgatttcgagggtgaatatgggcagtatagtttttgcagagctgcgccggtatcgttgtcttgcaagtcggggtgaacctgtgagcatttgactctaatggtgccctagacgagagaaatgagggcataaaagcctaccatgctaatgtgctggttggggatttagcgtgctgctcgtttttgtcacagatgaatcactaaggaattgtacttggatattcgtgacatactgtgtagctggcgtgtgttgggtgtctgaatcctcaacaggaaccagtcctggcttggtcatattacattgcttctggaaaggtgtacttcgatcgcgaaaaccgcttcacatagagaaggaagttgcaactataaatttattgtcgtgtatagccatggctaacccagtctctggagtttcagtgaggcgtaatgaaaactcggaggtcatgtcgtacggcgcgcacatcactgtcgtcaatagcggcgagcagcaagacatctcagcgtaacaggaactatgtaagggtattgtataaggtaaataaaaaaaataaataaataaataaataaataaataaataaaataaaataaataaataaataaataaaagggaaagtacgatactaggataagttaaactgtaggatttaacaataactagattaatattgtgggggttttctaccacaagtgtggcgcgcgcctgttgagttgctatttttcaggtcaccaaaccacagacccgagatggagggacgacgggcgagcgaaagtagcgtagttgcatgttctttatagcacagtaaaacttagacctgcataacaacataatttaattaaaagacgtagaatgtagatcgttgggatatggtagttaattcttgaagcatgtctactgtcgatctatataattaatagtaatattagtgcgggcccgcacatttagttgttcatccattacaaagcatcagttatcacacaccatgtacttactgagatcggtctctacacgtatatcaaaataaattatttccatgtctagattagatgttataatgattgccatagattaataactataaaagtaaaataagagtgtctgaaatgacagaccatcaatgtttcattaggtaaatttattataacatagaaggtcatgggaaaaagttaggcataagacttttgtaagaattgtacagatgacgaggaacgtggcaatgcagaggccagccagcgcaaaaacaagaggtcttcggctacctgctagagggcgagcgtcccgtcctacacgctgacagtcacccggctgcctacctgagggattacacgggacccttgccccgccacaagcgaaagtggggctggccgttgaccctgacacgcgacagcctgctagctctccggacgcggcagccgcttggagggattccctgcggcagaccacgttgtcgtgagtacacgaagaagatcacatatcgtgtcagaacctgcgcctcatgtgcctcaggacagaaagggacgctctatactcacctggttgggtttttacaactcactagcattggccgatctgcatacacaaagcagtatcgtgccacactaacaaatgtatggtctcatgtcttacttctcctctctattagagagcagtttttaacaatagtcgctcctagttcgatcctgtatggatgacctcacacacttgtggagtcactccacgtgccatcatccctcgtcgaactgcaatattgggaaacataaagttctgtccagcgagagaagagacctagactagtgatgtatcccaacgagtagacctcagagacaattaatcgacgtgaggagagcctatcactgtgtcttcctaccatacggccgtgatcatatgcgtgggtctgactacaatctcaacagcgtactgcagacactccagaactccctattgctgttgccacaacgtagcaactacaaccgacgtttagccttatgtgatgtcagtacagtggaatcagtgaagtgccacggatatttctaacaatgtgatttagtgcctcattctcagcacagtcgtgaactttgtgcaatgtgcacgcacaatttgatgccccatgaaccttgttttttttcttaaatttctttctcttatgttgttttggtaatgtatgtcataccttgtatgcgtttgtgttttacactgtaattcttattacagattactgtattgttctccacaccatgttttttttgtattttgtgtttattgttgtgtgtatgcaaacagtgtgcctgaagtccccataaactgaagcagataccaccactgtcattgtgaatggaccatcagttcagggaacattttgtaaaggttattcttgctgcagggagacagaatgaatcggaggttgtaattagattctgaaagctcacaaagagattgttaacttatatagtatcatgtgtgagtgaggtcaggttagtttaatgattaaaattgttgtaacatcttgggcatttaattgcggagcactccaactctgattgtaaagaataaactgctccatatttggctcagatgcccgggccatgtttagagcgtgaatgtctgcgtgaatcggtgtttggaaggggctccctgggtatggatgtgtgatgtgagtgttagtgttccatattaagaaggtgaagttggctacatcataaataatcctccctctatgagttgcattttttagttgcaatgatcttttttatagagtgcggtatgtggggtcactttgtaagattgttcttgggcgattgactcactaccttgctcctaagtgagccaaccgctcaccaattacaatctaaaatggcgtaggggcaatgagaggtggcatgagccccctctcatatttctatcttacgattctcctctctagttgcatgcggtggagggttgcttttccttaacacgcgtacttcccacgcagcgtctctcgtcacccgggtgggccggtgacaggcgggctctgtggaactggagagagttaagccgacgtgtgtgaggcagtcgagtgaatgcttttcagacgccgacattgtcaagagacacgcccgctggggtgtgaagtagcggctgggctagaggttccgttacttcagagaaactttgcgaaaacactttctggcgggctaccagcgaggcgtgggaatgacttgtgtacccacgcagttgtggcgggaaaattcccgcactttctgcaaaatcagcacagaaattggcgccaagaatctccattggtggaatggtagtgctccggcaatggagtggaatttccgccggttttcgagttgctgattggaacgtaaccacggccactgtcgtgggggcgggaatgttcggtgttcggcctgtacgggtgctctgggtagtcggcagtcgcctttcggtcgaggacgtcggagcaaccagccctcgcctgcggtacgccagatcgtgttctgggagataagaagactgttggtaatgtacgtccgcagcaccggcagatagggattttcctaggtgataatcagagctcagcagagcgcgcctgttcatccttttctaactttgttcagtttcgagtagcagcaattactattgggttagctgtgtgtctctcttgagatttgagtggaaaggaattggctccacataccacttcgtcttaaacctcacgatctaagttagggacaacttcacctttactgtgtttgtatgaatctccaattttagccaatttgatgttttatatttcctgtgtctcttttactattctgcgtttaatcttaataaatcatattgttattttggacagaactttctttctgttaatcaatagagcaaccctatcattcctcactatgctaatgaaacctttgtttatttaacttatttatcaaattaaattattgcaggtgccaaactctcttctactccactagcagggttgattagagtcagttcgcgtatttgttttatccttgtgcaacagcaaaagtcggagttagaatagggggggcttagagcatgatttacacatgtggattctagtagaatttagtgataaatacactactagccccggcacctcgcaactgtaGTATACAAATTTTGCTCTTGGGTACCCTGGCACCCCACTCAGCTTGGCGCCTCAAGTGACGTCTATGTCGCGTGGGTTTTTAACCAGTCCTGATTGCTTCGTAGATCGCATTTGTGCGGGGAAATACCACTGATCGCATGGAAATCCAAGGCAGTTTGATGGAACGCATAGTACTCGTAATATCGCTGCCTGGCTGGTTAGTAGCGACTtatttgtttataaacaacaatGTTATCATctggctctctggctctgagcactatgggactcaactgctgtggtcattagtcccctagaacttagaactacttaaacctaactaacctaaggacatcacacacatccatgcccgaggcaggattcgaacctgcgaccgtagcagtcgcacggttccggattgcgcgcctagaaccgcgagaccaacgcggccggctgttATCATCAGTCCCACAGCAAACATACTTGATAAGGAAAGAGTTTACTAATAATCGACGATCCGTGGTAGTCCTTAACCATGTGAGTAACCAGTCAAGGGCTTTTGTAGAGAAAGCTACAATAATGTTTGCGAAAATGATAACCCGTGAACAGGAACCGCCCCAGAAAGTGAAAATTAAAAAGATAGAAGTGTTCCCGCTCGTAAAAGTTATAGAAATGGACTCCGCAGCAACAAAGGAGttgatttaaaaaatttacaacttGAGACCTGTTTTTAAGAAAGAGTGCAGGGAAGTGGAAAATATTTTAGTGTCTGGGAGAGCAACCTAGACCAAATATGTACACCACAACTGTGGTATTTCAATAACTTTATGTTTATAAAGGACGCTGCTTATCACTATTCCTCAACAGCCTGTTCGATGATTGAGGTGAGGAAATTACTAATTAATTCCTATTTATCACGGTTACTACATAGGAGCTATAAAATTAGTTCAAATATAAGAATGAGGTAGCAGTGATTTAAAGTCAGTaccatttatttttatctttaatgACGGCTGTTACAAGTACTGCAgtacaaaatgtagcaaatgaaaaaaaacagaaaatgtatACGGTCGTTATTATGTGCAAGCTAGTGAATACTAAACAAAGTTGTCTTGCCAAATTACACTGCCAACATCACTGAAGTATTGGACATAAACTTCTTGTATTTGCTGACCAGAAGCTTTGGACTTAGCTCCAATTTTCTGAAGCC contains these protein-coding regions:
- the LOC126263197 gene encoding uncharacterized protein LOC126263197 gives rise to the protein MFVPLKFCEKCIHSSVKLLDFQSPIVFKTAKFSAPSAQEPTKYSRQMIELKDPRELEKRQKFWEMEKEMESKVQYAQLTAEERIIHEAHAEAVRRGHFTYDDPATGDRIKTRLRHFLKGRCCGKACRHCIFDHEKVPEAKKKTSRFNSSFWVYDDDAADKENDEKMKALYGL